GGATGTGCTTCATTGGGGGCAGGCGCTCTTGCCTTCGTTGAACGCCACCATATGCTTTGCGGCTTCGTCGAAGTCGATCCTTGCCAGGGTGTCCCCGATCTTCAACTCGTTGCGCATGAACACCATAAATCCTTTGATGGTGCTGTTCATGCTGCTCACGAGATTGGCCTTTGCACCATCCATGCAAGGAGGGAGAGTCAGTCTCTCTGCGTCGCGTCTGATGTCTTGAAGAAGCGCTACCGGGGTGCTAAGGGAAATGCGGCTGGTGCTGGAGGCGATCTTCACAGCATCGTCCCACCGGACGAGCAGATCATCCATCGACTTCTGCGCAGCGACCAGCGAGTCCTGCTGTCGCTTCCCCTCTGCAAGCCGCTTCTCAAGCTCAGCTCGTTCGGCTTCTTTACGCTGGTCCTTCTGCAGTTGCTCGGCAGCTGCTTGCTGGGCTCGCTTGCTTTCCTCTCGATAGAGGCTATAGCGCCAGGCGCCAATCGCAGCGCCGGCCAGCACGAGCATCAGCACCCACACCATAAAGCCGCGTTGTTTGTTCGATCTCGATCCACTCATCTGCGCAACCTTTTTCTTCTCGTTAGAACAGCCTCAAGACCATCAATGTTCGCCTGAGCCTGCATGACCGCAATGCCCTCCGTCCGCCGGATGCGATACATCCAGATCGCCATAGGCCCTCCCGTGCATAGCAAACCGACTGGAAGCCACCACTCCACCGCCCGCGCTACGCCTAGAGGTCCGGATGAAGCGACGGTCGAAGCAAGCATTGCGACTGAGCCCAGCAGCAGCACCGCAATGATCAGACAGGGAATGTTGAACCAGTAGCGCCTCCAAGCGCGCCAGAACTCGGCACGCTCCTCTCGAAGGTATCCCCTCAGTTCCTCGGTCGGCAGCTCCCACCACGGCGTGACCGGCACGCCCTCCGCCGGGAATCCCGATGACCAGTAATGGTTGTGAAGATGAAAGTCTCCAGCAGCGACCTGGCCAGCGTCACCGTGGATCTCTACGCGACCTCCTCGATTCATTCGCCTCCTGGTTTTCGCTGCTTTCCCATGTCGATAGTGAAGTTGCTCTGTTCAGCATTCCCCGCAATCGACTGACCAACCTTGCCGTGGATGACAACGCCCGGGGCAGCATGCCCAGCTGACAGCAACGCCCCCAACGCCGCCTTGCGCACAGCCGGCGAAGCATCCCGATAGAAGTCGACCATCGTCCGCTCCTCTGACGAGAGCACACGGAACTCGCCCTCACCCCCGCCGAGGATGTAGTTGAGATCCGCGCCCATGTCGCGGCGCATCACTAGCAGGGAGCTGCCGTCCGGCAAACGCTTCCCTGTCTCCCATCCAGTCACTGACTTTCGATCCACGCCTAAGCGGGCGGCGAACTCAGCCTGCGTCAGCTTGCCGCGCAGACCTTGGATACGTCTCCCCACCTCGGCATACGGCCCCTCTTGGGTCATAAATTGCCCTTGCACATGGGCAATTAATTGCCCATACTCCAGTTCACACCAGTTTCAACAAACGCGCATCAACGCGAATTGATGCACACAAAACGGAACGCAGAAATGCCACTGAAAACCCGGCAGCAAGTCCGCGAAGAGTTCAACCGCAAGGGATGGTCCTACACGGCGTGGGCGCGGAAGCACAGCTACTCCGCAGCCCTCGTGAGGGAAATCCTGATCGACAGCGACGCGAGCCCTCGGCGCAAGTGTCTGCGCGGCGAGAGTCACAACATCGCGGTCCAACTCGGCCTCAAGGAGGGCGAAGTTTCCCGTGCCCACCTCCCCAACATGTTGCCGGCCTGAGCCACGACATGTCGGGTTTTCATCTTACATACGGTTGCCTTTTCTTGTCCCTTGGGCAATTTTGGGTGATCGCACCTCGGGCCACTAGCCCCAGCCGCGCTTTTTCTTTGGAAGCGTCGTTTTCTGGCGGTCGCCCGTGAGTCCAACCGGCCGCCGCAATTGGAAGCGCGTCCGCGCCACCAGCCTCCGCCACGCGCTGGAACTGTGCAAGGACCACGCTCGCGAAAAGCTCAACCGCTCAGTGGAAGGCATCGCCTCCGAGATGGGCGTGGCGGACCACTGGACCGTCTACAAGTGGCTGCAGACAGGGCGCATTCCCGCGATCCTGATCCGCCCCTTCGAGACGGCCTGCGGCATCGACTTCGTGACGCGCTGGCTCGCGGCCAGCAGCGGGCGCATGTTGGTGGACATCCCCTCGGGCCGCACGCTCAAGGACACCGACCTGGTCGAGCTGCACACCGGCTTCAGCCAGGCGCTGAAGTTCATCACCGACTTCTACGCCGGCAACGCTGACCCCGAGGCCACCGTCGCCGCGCTCACCACTCACCTGGAAAACGTCGCCTGGCATCGCGCCAACGTGACGCAGCACAGCTCCCCCGAACTCGACTTCGATTCCGAATGACAGGACCAGCCATGCCCACCCTGAAGTACTCCTCACTGTTTCGGGCCGTCATCGGCTCGCGCCTCCACGACTGCGAGTTCGTGGTCTTCTTCGACTGCCCGCTGGGCCAGGCTCCGGCGCCTCACGTCGAGGACCTGGTGAGCGCTGTCTGGCACGTCGATGCTGCCGATCTCGACATCTACAACGTCAGCAGCGAACGCGAGTTGGTCGAGCAGGCGATCGCCGAGGCTGATGCGGGCGACCTGCGCTTGTTCGAGGTCGGCGCGTACCAGGGGCGCCCGATGTTTGCCGACCCTTCGCGCACGCTGATGCTGGTGCATCCCTCGACGCAGATGCGCCTCACCTCGGCACAGATCCTGGTGCCTGCTGCGGCCACAACCGAGGCGTTCGCAGGATGAGCGCAGACGACAAAAAGGGCAGCGAGCAGGTCATCCGCGCTCTGCGCATGGTCACCTGCCTGGCCGCCCAGCCGCTGCGCGGCCTCACCAACAAGGAGCTGGCCGACGCACTGCACGTGCCGCCCAGCTACATCACCCGCACCGCCGAGTCGCTCATCGAGGCGGGTTGGGCGGTGAAGGACGAAACCACCGGGCGCTTCCGCATCGCCCGCGAAGCCGCCCGCGTGGGCATCAAGACGATGGCCGCCCTGGACCAGCACGAGAAGCAGCTGGCCGAGGTGCGCCGCAATTTCACGATCACCGACTAACCAAGGAAGAAAAGCAATGGCACGCACGAAAACAGCATTGACCGTGGTCGAGGAGCCGCAGGTCAACGAGGCAGCTCTGAAGCGCGCAGAGAGCGCCAGCATGGAGCTGGGCCACCTGGTGGAGGAGGCAGGCGAACGCGCCGCCCTGATGGCCAAGGAGCTGGGCTATGAGGGCTCGCTGGAGGTCGGCGCCCTCGAAGACGGCATCCGCTTCTACCAGCGCCGCACGGTCGAGGCGATCCTCGAAACCGGCAAGCGCCTGGCGCTGCTCAAGGAGCAGACCCCGCACGGCGAATTCACCAAGCGCGTGGAGCTGCTCGGCTTCAGCGGACCCACCGCCCGCCGGTTCATCCATGCCGCCGCGAAGACCGCCAAATCGCTCAGTTTGAGCGATTTGAGCACCAAGGTGAAGAACGCCAGCGCGTTCCTGGAGCTGGTCACCCACGACGATGACGTGCTCGAAAGCCTCGGCGACCTGGACGACATCGACCGCATGAGCGCCACCCAACTGCGCGAAGCGCTGCGCCAGTCCGAGAAGGACTCACAGTTCAATGCCGAGAAGCGCCAGAAGGCCGAGCAGCGCGCCGACGCCCTGGAGAAGAAACTCGGCGGCAAGCGCCCGGTGGTGGTGCCGCTGGACGAGCGCATCACCCCGTTCCAGCTCGAAATCACGGAGCGCCAGAGCCTGCTGGAGAAGGCGCTCACGGCGCACTTGGAGAGCGCCACCGCGCTGGAAACATGGTGGATGGCCGAGCTGGAGGGCGACCAAGACGGCGCCGAAATGCCCCAGAGCGTCAAGCTGGTGCTGCTGACGCTTGATGACGCGGTCAACCGCACGGCGTCCCTGGTGGGCGCCCTGCAGAACGAGCTGGAGACCCGCTTCGGTGCGGACATCAGCGCGGCCCGCCAGTACTTCATGTCCACAGGCGAACGTGGCTGAGGTGGACGAGGCCATGCCAGCACTCTCCCCGGAAATTCACCAGTACGTCTGCCGCCTCGCGCGTCAGCTCGACGCGGTGGAGCACGGTGGTGCCACACCCCTTGTGCAACAGGCGGCGAACTTCCTCAACTGGTCGCCGCAGACCGTGTACAGGCACCTGAAGGCCGCCGCAGGGTGGTCATCGGGCCGCCGCGCGCGCAGCGACAAGGGCTCCACCAGCGTCTCCTCCGATGCGCTCGCGACCCTGGGCGCAGCACAGCGTGAGGCCGTGCGCGACAACGGCAAGCAGACGCTCTTCACGACCACCAGCCGCGGCATGCTGGAACAGAACGGCATCAGCTTCGGCGTCAGCAACGGGCACCTCAACCGGCTCATGCGCGACCGGAAGCTCAACGTTGCGGCGCAGCGTGTCGCATCGCCGGTGCAGCAGCTGCGCGCGCCGCACCCGAACCATACGCACCAGGTCGATCCGTCGCTGTGCCTGGTGTACTACCTCAAGGATCGCCAGTACATCATCCGCGACCGCGAGTTCTACAAAAACAAGCTGGACGGCATGGCGAAGGTCAAGTTCAAGGTCTATCGCTACGTCCTCTACGACAAGGCCAGCGCGGCCATCGTGCCCTGGTATTGCGAAGCCCAAGGGGAAGACCAGCACAACCTGTTCGACTTCCTCATGCACGCCTGGGGCGAGCAGCCGGGCCGGCTGTTCCGCGGAGTGCCCCGCTACATGTTGTGGGACAAGGGCAGCGCCAACACGTCAGCGGCGATCAAGAACCTGCTGAAGCAGCTCGAAGTCGAGCCGCTCGACCACGAGGCCGGCAATGCCCGCGCCAAGGGCGGCGTGGAGAACGCCAACAACATCGTGGAGACCCAGTTCGAGTCGCGCCTGCGCTTCGAGCCGGTCCACGATGTGGCAGGCCTGAATGCCGCAGCCAGCGCCTGGGCAAATGCCTACAACGCGAACCTGATCCCCGGCCAGGACACGCGCCTGCGCCGCGCCGGGCTTGCGACTTCGACGTCCCGCTACGACCTCTGGCAGCTGATCACCGCCGACCAGCTGCGCCTTCTGCCACCGGTGGAGGTGTGCCGCGCGCTGATGGCCAGCAAGGAGCAGTCGCGCCAGGTGCGTCCGAACCTCAGCATCAGCTTCAAGCACCCAGCAGCCGACCGCCCGGGCACCTACATGCTGCGCGGCCTGGACGGGGTCAACGTGGGCGACACGGTGCAGGTCCGCGCGCTGGTTTACGGTGACGAGGCCGTCCAGGTCGAGGTGCCTCGCTACGACGGCGAGACGCTGATCTACCGCGTCGAGCCGGAGAGGGACTTCGATCGCTTCGGCCAGCCCGCGGCTGCCGCTGAGATCGGCGCAGAGTACAAGTCCGCGGCTCGCACCGGGGCCGAGCTGGCCGCGCTGGTGATGGACGCGAAGGCCTACCCGGGCATGGATGCCGACGAGGTGAAAGCCGCGCGCGACAAGAAGGCCGCCCCCTTCGAGGGGAAGCTGGTCGCGCACAGCTACTTGCACGACGTCGAGCTGCCGACGTACCTGCCGCGCAGCGGCACGGAGATCGAGGCGCCCGCGCATGCCCAGGCGGCTCTTGCCCCCGCAATGCTGGACGCCACCGAAGCGATGCTGCGCCTGCGCGCAGGCATCGGCCGCAACCTGACGGGCGACGAATACACGTTCATGACGGCGCGCTATGCGGACGGCGTTCCCGAGGACCAGATCGACGCCCTGGTGCAGCAGTTCATCGCGCCGGTCGAGCAGCCGATGCGTGCGGCTGGCGGATTGAGGGCCGTCTGACATGGCAGCACTCCCGCTCATCAAAGACGCGCTGGCGCTCGTGAAGCGCAGTCAATCCGACCTGGCGAAGCACCTGGGCGTGAGCCCGGCGAGCGTGACGCTGATGGTGAAGTTCAACCGCTGGCCCAAGGGCCACGGCGGCGAGTTCGAGCTGCGCGCTCGGATCGTCGGCTACCTGATCGAGCACGGCGTGCCCACGGACGTGGCCTACGCAGCGCTTAACGAAGCACCCCCGGCGACGTGCGGCAACACGACGCCAGGGGCCGCGGCAGATGCCGCTATCTCCGGCCCCCAAACGAATCTAGAGGACCCCTACATGCTACTCCGCAAGCACACCATCAATCGCGAGGCGCGTCAGCACTTCCGCATTGCGCGCGACCCGTTCACCGATGAAATGGAGTCGGACGCGGACGTGTTCCTCTCCGACGACATCCGCCACGTGCGGGCATCGATGCGCATGACCGCCAAGCACGGCGGCATGCTGGCAGTGGTCGCCGAATCGGGCGGCGGCAAAAGCACGCTGCGCCACGACCTGGCCGATTGGGTGCAGACGGCGCGCGAGCCCATCACCATCATCGAGCCCTATGTCATCGGCATGGAGGACTCGGACAAGAAGGGCAAGCCGCTGAAGTCGGCCGACATCACCGGCGCCGTCATCCGCACCGTGTCGCCGGGCACCGCCCTGCGTGCGACCTACAGCGACCGCGCCGCGCAGATGCACAACATCCTCAAGCAGAGCGCCCAGGTCGGCCGCAAGCACGTCCTGATCATCGAAGAAGCCCACGCCCTGGCCACGCCGACGATCAAGCACCTGAAGCGCTTCTACGAGCTGCAGGACGGCTTCAAGAAGCTCCTGGCCATCATCCTGATCGGCCAGACCGAACTGGAGTGGAAGCTCTCGGAGCACAACCCCGAGGTGCGCGAGGTGGTGCAGCGCTGCGAAATGGTCAAGCTGCCGCCGCTGGACAACCACATCGAGGCGTACCTGCGGCACAAACTGCAGCGCGTCGAGCTGGACTTCGACACGCTGATCGCCGTCGACGCGGTCGAGGCCATCCGTAACCTGCTGCGCCACACGGTGACCGAGGCCAGCCGCAGCTCCAAGCGCGAAAGCCGCGTGGTGTCGCTGTGCCATCCGCTGGCGATCAACAACCTGGTCAGCGCAGCCATGAACGAGGCGGTCAAGATCGGCGCGCCGAAGGTGACCGGCGCGCTGATCACCGCCGCGGTGCGGGCGTGAGGAGCGGCTATGAGGCGCTACCTGATCTCGATCACCATGCCGGACGGCTCGCGCGGCAAGCATTCCGGGCTGTACGAGGATGGCTTCGCGGCCGTCATCACCACGCTGGAGCACTTCCCCGACGCGAAGCGCATCAGCGCCATGAGGGTCTTCTCGTGAGCGGCGTTCAGGCGGAAATCCGCTCCGGCTTGGCCGAACGCACCGCAGCAGGCGACGCGCTGTTCTTCGGCTTCTGGCTCGTGCTGTTCCTCGGCTGCGGCCTGGTCGCCCTGGCGATCAAGGACAGCGAGCAGAGCGACCACGAACTGGAGCTGCAGCGCGTGCATACCAGCGGCATGGACGCCGGCTACAAGCTGTGCAAGAGCGAGGGCCGGTGATGTCGATATTCGTCAACACATGCCCAACCTGCGGCGCCGAGGAGTCGATCGACTCGGTCATCTTCCGGGTGATCGATGACGAGGAGGTCCGCGGCCTGGTCAGCGACGTGCTGCAGCGCAGCTTTGCGCTCGGCGGGACGCTGATCCGCTACATGCGCCTGTTCAAGCCGCCGAAGCACCAGTTGAACTGGGCGCGCGTGCGCAAGGCGCTGGCCGAGCTGGTGCCCGACATCCAACGCGGCTCGATTGAGCGCAACGGCACCATCGTCGCCGTCTCGACGGACCTCTGGCTGGCGGCATTCAACGCCACCTTCGACGCCACGACCAAGGGCACGTTGCGTATGCCGCTGGCTCACAACGGCTACGTGTATGGCGCGCTGTTCAACCTGGCCGAGAAGGCCGCGGCCAAGGCCGAGGAGGAGCGCGAGGTCGGGCGCCGGCACTCGCGGCGCGACACGGTGACCGTGGATGGCGAACCCATGGCCATCGGCGATGCCCTCGGGGTGGTCTTCGGCGGCGTCGACCCTGCACTGGCGAAGGTCGATGCGGCCTCGCGCAACGCGGCGCCGGTTCCGCAGCACGTGCGCGAGCTACGCGCGAAGCTGGGCGGCAAAGGCGGTGCGTCATGACCGAGCTGGAACGCCTCAAAGTCGTTCTGCGCGCACTGCTGCCCACCGATGGCACGCCGATCGCGCGCAACGCACTGGCGAAGGCGACATGCCTCAACCGCGGCCAGGTCGCCGTCATCCTGGATGACGACGCGATGGCGGGCCGGGTCGCCTACGACCTGCGCACCGACAGCTACCAGGCCGTCAAACAAGGAGACGCACTGTGACGCCGGCCGAACAGGCCATCGCGGCCCAGGCGCTCATCGACCAGCTGACTCCGCTGGTCCGAGACGTGCCCAAGGAGGCCGTCCTGGACGCGCTGCTGGCGCTGTTCCATTCCACGGCGATCCACAACCCCGCGTGCCTGGAACGCGCCGTCAGCGACGCCACCTTCGTCGCTGTCGTCTTGACCAACCGACTGCATCTGCAACAAGCGCCCCACGGGGCGTCCATCCACTGAAGGAAATGCCATGAACGCATCAACCAATCCGATGGTCGTGATCGAACTCCACGCCCGCGCCTATCGCGAGGCTAAAGACGTCCTGGTCGAGCGCGCGCAAGCGTTGCACGACGAGATGCAAGCCGCCCAGCGCCGCGCCATGCGCGGCCTGCGCAACGCCGTGGCCGCGGTGAACGAGAAGCGCGACGAGCTGCAGCACGCGCTGGAGGAACAGCCCCACCTGTTCGTGAAACCTCGCACCGCCGTTTTTCACGGGGTCAAAGTCGGTTTCAAGCTGGGCGCGGGGAAGATCGAGTGGGAGGATGACGACCAGGTCGTGAAGCTGATCCGCAAGCACCTCCCGCAGCAGTTCGATCTGCTGGTCAAGACCACCGAGAAACCCATCAAAGACGGCTTGAAGAACCTCACCGCGGTGGAGTTGAAGAAGCTCGGCGTGACGGTCGAGGGCACCGAGGACGTGCCCGTCATCAGCGACACGACGGCCAGCGTGGACAAGCTCGTGAAGGCGTTGCTCAAGGGCGCGGAAGACGAGGCCCAGTCGTGAGCACCGCCGACACCGCCCGCCACGTGCAAGGCTTCCTGTCGGCCACCAGCCGCCCGCGCTGCGGCAATTGCAAGCACGGCAAGGAAACGATCGCCGAGCGCATGCCGCCGTTCGACACGCGCACCTGGCGATGCACCCGCGGCGGCTTCTCGGTCACGGCCGGTGCGATCTGCGCCAGGCACGAGCCCGACTTCCAAACCGCCCGAACCATGAAGGCCGCACCGCCGGATGCCTGAGCTGGACATCAGTTTTCTCCTTGGTCGAGTCCGGCGTGCCAGCCGTTCGGCCTTTACCCCGGCGCTTTCGGGCGCCGGGGCTTTTTCTTTTCAAGGTGTTGATATGCGATATGACGTTTTCGCCGCGTTCATGGCCATCGTGGGCGCTCTGCTCATGGCCGTGTTGGCCAACCCGGCCGTGCCGTTCGCGCTGCTTCTGGTGAGCTGCGCGGCCTGGGTGGTCCATGGGAGCCGTCGCCGCCTGTGGCCGCTTTGCGCGCAGATGCTGGTCTTCGGTTCGTTCTGTCTGCTCGGTGTGTGGAACACCTGGCTCGGCCCTTTGGTGCTCGGGTAGGCCGCGCATGACGCTCGCTACGACGAAGCCACGCGCCCTGGGCGCAGTTGCCGCGAATCCTGAGCGCGTCCGCTTGATCAAGCTGATCCACGTCGCGCGCCGCGACCTGGAGAAGGCCGGAAAGATGGACGAGCCGACCTACCGCACCATGCTGCAGACGGCTGGAGGTGCTGATTCGACCGCGAAGATGGGCGTTCCAGCGCTCATGCGGGTTTTGGAACAGGCAAAGAAGGCCGGCTTCAAGGTGCGTTCCAAGGTCACCGGCCGCCGCCAGGACACGAGCCCCGAGGCTCGCAAGGTCCGGGCGTTGTGGCTGTTCCTGCACGAGCTGCAGGTGGTCCGGGACTCATCCGAGGCCGCGCTGGCCAGCTATGTGAAGCGCATCGCCCGCGTCGAGGACATGCACTGGGCCGACAGCCAGGCCATGCGCAAGCTGATCGAGACCATGAAGAAGTGGGCCATGCGCTTCCTGCCTGCCGCCGTCGACCAGCTGCAGGTCGAGGTGCACGGTGCGCGCGCTGCCGGCCTGCTCGACCAGGCGCAGGAACAGGCTGTAGAGGAAGCACTGCGCAGGCTGCAGGGCTCCGATGGCTTCGACGCCCATTGGACCGCCTGGATGGCGTTCTCGGCCGCCATCGGCCGCTCGACTGACGCCGGCATGCAAGAGGCACTGGGAGGCCGCTGATGAGCAACGACTCTAGGATGAGCGAACTTCGCAACGAGCTGCTGGCCGATCTGGCTGGCACGGCGGAGCGTGCATTGATAGAGAACGAAGTGCCGCCCGCCGTGGCGGCGATCATCGCCAGCTCGGTCGCCGACCACGTGGCCGATCACTGGGGCGGCCAGATGATTTACATCCCCCGCGACTTCCAGCGGAAGCTCGCGCAGATCGAGCTGGAAATCTTCGACGCCTTCACCGGTGCCAACATCCCGGAACTCTCGCGCAAATACGAGATGACCGACAGCGGGCTGCGCCGCCTTATCACCCGCGTCCGTGCCAAACTGGCATCCTCCCGGCACGAGCAGCAGCTCGACATGCTGGAGCCCCCGCAAGACCGCTCAAAGTGAGCGATTCGCGCTGCGGGGCGCATTTACCACCCGCGTAAACTCGTTACACGACTCGTCCCAAGCGGTCCCGCCAGGTCCCGGCAAATCCCGATTTATCGCGCCGTTTTGGGTTGTCGTTTCTCAATACCGTTCATGTTCTTGCATCGGGAACTCCATGCGGCCATTCTAGATGAGAGCAATTCTCAATTAGAAGGATTGGGGTGTCAGCAGGCCAGAAGCCTTGCTGGGTATAGTGGCCCGAGCGAATTTTTCCCACCTCTCCCGGAGACACCATGAGCTACGAAAACATCGAAGTGCGGACCGAAGCAGGCAAGGTCGGCATCATCACCCTCAACCGCCCCAAGGCCCTGAACGCGCTCAACGACGCGCTGATGACCGAGTTGGGCCACGCGCTCAAGGCCTTCGATGCGGACGAGGCCATCGGCTGCATCGTCCTCACCGGCAGCGAGCGCGCGTTCGCGGCCGGCGCCGACATCGCGGCGATGGCCAAGTACAGCTTCATCGACACCTACAAGGGCGACTACATCACCCGCAACTGGGAAACCATCCGCACGATCCGCAAGCCCGTGATCGGCGCGGTCGCCGGCTTTGCACTGGGCGGCGGCTGCGAGCTGGCGATGATGTGCGACTTCATCATCGCGGCCGACACCGCCAAGTTCGGCCAGCCCGAGATCAAGATCGGCGTGATCCCCGGCGCCGGCGGCACGCAGCGCCTGCCGCGCGCGGTGGGCAAGAGCAAGGCCATGGACATGGTGCTCACCGCCCGCATGATGGACGCCGCCGAAGCCGAGCGCGCCGGCCTCGTGAGCCGCGTGGTGCCTTATGAAAAACTCGCCGACGAGGCGCTGGGCGCGGCGCTCATCATCTGCGGCTTCTCGCAGATCTCGGTGATGGCGGCCAAGGAATCGGTCAACCGCGCCTTCGAGAGCGGCCTGAGCGACGGCGTGATGTTCGAGCGCCGGCTGTTCCACGCGCTGTTCGCCACGGTG
This region of Variovorax sp. RKNM96 genomic DNA includes:
- a CDS encoding Mor transcription activator family protein; this encodes MSNDSRMSELRNELLADLAGTAERALIENEVPPAVAAIIASSVADHVADHWGGQMIYIPRDFQRKLAQIELEIFDAFTGANIPELSRKYEMTDSGLRRLITRVRAKLASSRHEQQLDMLEPPQDRSK
- a CDS encoding AAA family ATPase; this encodes MAALPLIKDALALVKRSQSDLAKHLGVSPASVTLMVKFNRWPKGHGGEFELRARIVGYLIEHGVPTDVAYAALNEAPPATCGNTTPGAAADAAISGPQTNLEDPYMLLRKHTINREARQHFRIARDPFTDEMESDADVFLSDDIRHVRASMRMTAKHGGMLAVVAESGGGKSTLRHDLADWVQTAREPITIIEPYVIGMEDSDKKGKPLKSADITGAVIRTVSPGTALRATYSDRAAQMHNILKQSAQVGRKHVLIIEEAHALATPTIKHLKRFYELQDGFKKLLAIILIGQTELEWKLSEHNPEVREVVQRCEMVKLPPLDNHIEAYLRHKLQRVELDFDTLIAVDAVEAIRNLLRHTVTEASRSSKRESRVVSLCHPLAINNLVSAAMNEAVKIGAPKVTGALITAAVRA
- a CDS encoding helix-turn-helix domain-containing protein, with protein sequence MTQEGPYAEVGRRIQGLRGKLTQAEFAARLGVDRKSVTGWETGKRLPDGSSLLVMRRDMGADLNYILGGGEGEFRVLSSEERTMVDFYRDASPAVRKAALGALLSAGHAAPGVVIHGKVGQSIAGNAEQSNFTIDMGKQRKPGGE
- a CDS encoding regulatory protein GemA; translation: MIKLIHVARRDLEKAGKMDEPTYRTMLQTAGGADSTAKMGVPALMRVLEQAKKAGFKVRSKVTGRRQDTSPEARKVRALWLFLHELQVVRDSSEAALASYVKRIARVEDMHWADSQAMRKLIETMKKWAMRFLPAAVDQLQVEVHGARAAGLLDQAQEQAVEEALRRLQGSDGFDAHWTAWMAFSAAIGRSTDAGMQEALGGR
- a CDS encoding helix-turn-helix domain-containing protein, yielding MSADDKKGSEQVIRALRMVTCLAAQPLRGLTNKELADALHVPPSYITRTAESLIEAGWAVKDETTGRFRIAREAARVGIKTMAALDQHEKQLAEVRRNFTITD
- a CDS encoding enoyl-CoA hydratase, translated to MSYENIEVRTEAGKVGIITLNRPKALNALNDALMTELGHALKAFDADEAIGCIVLTGSERAFAAGADIAAMAKYSFIDTYKGDYITRNWETIRTIRKPVIGAVAGFALGGGCELAMMCDFIIAADTAKFGQPEIKIGVIPGAGGTQRLPRAVGKSKAMDMVLTARMMDAAEAERAGLVSRVVPYEKLADEALGAALIICGFSQISVMAAKESVNRAFESGLSDGVMFERRLFHALFATVDQKEGMDAFLNKRAPDFKNA
- a CDS encoding DDE-type integrase/transposase/recombinase; its protein translation is MPALSPEIHQYVCRLARQLDAVEHGGATPLVQQAANFLNWSPQTVYRHLKAAAGWSSGRRARSDKGSTSVSSDALATLGAAQREAVRDNGKQTLFTTTSRGMLEQNGISFGVSNGHLNRLMRDRKLNVAAQRVASPVQQLRAPHPNHTHQVDPSLCLVYYLKDRQYIIRDREFYKNKLDGMAKVKFKVYRYVLYDKASAAIVPWYCEAQGEDQHNLFDFLMHAWGEQPGRLFRGVPRYMLWDKGSANTSAAIKNLLKQLEVEPLDHEAGNARAKGGVENANNIVETQFESRLRFEPVHDVAGLNAAASAWANAYNANLIPGQDTRLRRAGLATSTSRYDLWQLITADQLRLLPPVEVCRALMASKEQSRQVRPNLSISFKHPAADRPGTYMLRGLDGVNVGDTVQVRALVYGDEAVQVEVPRYDGETLIYRVEPERDFDRFGQPAAAAEIGAEYKSAARTGAELAALVMDAKAYPGMDADEVKAARDKKAAPFEGKLVAHSYLHDVELPTYLPRSGTEIEAPAHAQAALAPAMLDATEAMLRLRAGIGRNLTGDEYTFMTARYADGVPEDQIDALVQQFIAPVEQPMRAAGGLRAV
- a CDS encoding DNA-binding protein — encoded protein: MPLKTRQQVREEFNRKGWSYTAWARKHSYSAALVREILIDSDASPRRKCLRGESHNIAVQLGLKEGEVSRAHLPNMLPA
- a CDS encoding host-nuclease inhibitor Gam family protein; its protein translation is MNASTNPMVVIELHARAYREAKDVLVERAQALHDEMQAAQRRAMRGLRNAVAAVNEKRDELQHALEEQPHLFVKPRTAVFHGVKVGFKLGAGKIEWEDDDQVVKLIRKHLPQQFDLLVKTTEKPIKDGLKNLTAVELKKLGVTVEGTEDVPVISDTTASVDKLVKALLKGAEDEAQS